Part of the Woronichinia naegeliana WA131 genome, ATTTTGCCCTTCCTAGAGGATGAAGATTGGCAAGTGCGTTTTCGTTTGGCGATCGCCCTGAGTAAATTCCCCCAACCCGAAGCCCAGGCTGCCCTCAGTCAATTAGCGCAAGATCCCTTTGAACAAGTCGCTGAAACGGCAAAAAGTTTAATCCAAACCCCTTCCCTCTGACCTTAGCCGTGATTTCTGCTAAAAACCTGAGTAAAAGCTACCCCGTCACCGTTAAGTCTCCTGGACTCAAAGGAACCTTAACCCATTTTTTTCACCGTACCTATCGAGAAATCAAGGCTGTACAAAATGTCTCTTTTACCATCGAAGCAGGGGAAGTAGTCGGCTTTCTTGGCCCCAATGGCGCAGGCAAAACCACCACCCTAAAAATGTTAACGGGATTAATCCATCCCTCTGGCGGAATCGTACAGGTGGCAGGCTTTGATCCCTTTCGTCGTCAGACCCAATTTCTCGAAAAAGCCAGTTTGGTGATGGGACAGAAACAGCAATTAATTTGGGATTTACCGACAATGGATTCCCTGCGAATTAACGCGGCCATCTATCGTATTCCAGAGGCAATTTTTAAACAACGTTTGGGAGAACTCACAGAAATGCTCTCCCTCCAAAATCAACTCAAACAACCCGTTCGCAAACTATCTTTAGGGGAAAGGATGAAGGCCGAATTACTCGCTGCTTTAATTCATCATCCCCAGGTTTTATTTTTAGATGAACCCACTTTAGGATTAGATGTCAATGCCCAGGTAGCCGTGCGGGATTTTTTACGGGAATATAATCACCGTTATCAAGCAACTATTTTATTGACCAGTCATTACATGGCCGATATTACCGCTTTGTGTAAACGGGTTTTACTGATTCATCAAGGGCAATTAATGTATGATGGCGACTTAGCAGAACTGTTAGAAAAGTTTGCCCCCTGCCGACAAGTTAAAGTTGAACTAGCCCAAAGCGTTTCTAAAACTGCGTTAGAGAAATATGGTGAAATTGAAAGCATTGATGGCCAAGCAGTTCGCTTTTTTGTACAACGGGAGCAACTCACATCGGCGATCGCTCGTATTTTATCGGAGTTAGAAGTGCTAGATTTAAGTGTCACCGACCCACCGATTGAAGAAGTTATTGGTCGTCTTTTTCAGCAAGGAACGGTTAATTAGTTGATAGTTAATAGTTGATAATCAATTAGTTAATGCTTTAACTGGTATTTACCTGTATTTATTAAACGAGCAATTATGAATATTTTCTTTAAAAAAATCTTACCTACCTTAACCCCCTACCTTTTTCTCCTCCCCGCCCTGATTATTTTAGGGATTGCCGTTTTTTATCCCGCTTTTCAAGCTTTTTCTCTCAGTTTTACTCAGTATGATCTTGATCTTACCCAAGCTCCCCAGTGGGTCGGATTAAAAAATTTCCAACGCTTGGCCCAGGATCAAGTCTTTTGGCAAACTTTAACCAATAGTTTTTGTTACTTAATCGGTGTTGTTCCCGTTTTAGTAATGGCTCCTTTAGCTTTAGCAATTTTAGTCAATCAAAAATTACGGGGCATGGCCTTTTTTCGGATGGCCTACTATACGCCCGTTATTATTTCAATGGTGGTGGCGGGCATTGCCTGGAAGGCTCTCTATGCTAATGATGGAATTTTAAATCAATTACTGAAAATGATCGGTTTTTCCGAAGGTATTCCCTGGTTAACTAGTCCCCAATTAGCCCTCTGGAGTGTGATGGTGGTGACGATTTGGAAAGGTTTAGGTTATTATATGGTGATCTACTTAGCCGGTCTTCAGGGGATTCCCGCAGAATTGTACGAAGCGGCGGCGATCGATGGTTCCGATGGCTGGCAAAAACATTGGGATATTACACTACCTTTAATGCGACCCTATTTATTGTTAGTAGCAGTGATTTCTTCGATTTCGGCTATGAAGGTATTTGAAGAAGTTTATATCATGACCCAGGGCGGCCCCTTAAATCATTCTAAAACGGTGGTTTATTACGTTTATGAGAGAGCTTTTCAGGATTTGGAAATTAACTATGCCTCTGCTATTGGCTTAGTTCTCTTTATTTTCATCTTGATTTTATCCTTAATTAATCTACGCATTTCTCGCAATACGCCCACATTTTAATTAGCCTAAACCATGAGTTTCCAAGACGAGTTTGAACTGCTCCTCCGCGCTTGTTATCCTCTTCTCTATATTCCCACCACCGAAGAAGAACGGGTTGAAACGGCGATCGCCGACTGTGGCCAACGGTTAGGCAAACGGGCCATCTATATTTGGGATTTTGTGGAAGGCTATCAAGATAATCCCAATAATGAAAATATCGGCAAGCGGAATCCCCTACAGGCGTTGGAATTTGTTGAAAAATTACCGGATCAAGTGGGTGGAATTTTTATTCTGCGAGACTTTCACCGCTTTCTCGAAGACGTATCCATTGCTAGAAAATTAAGAAACCTCGCTCGTCGCCTCAAATCCCAACCCAAGAATGTGGTTATCCTCTCACCCCAACTCCAAATTCCCACCGACCTGGCAGAAGTCCTAACCGTCGTTGACTTTCCACTTCCCACTAACCCAGAAATTAAAACGGAAATTCAACGCTTATTAGCAACCACCGGGCAATCTCTGAATCCGAAACTTTTAGATGATCTCGCTCGTGCCGCCCAGGGGCTTTCTCTGGAAAGAATTCGCCGTGTCCTCACCCGTTGTTTAGCCAGCCATAGTCAAATTGAAGCCGATGACGTGGAATTAATGTTAGCGGAAAAACGTCAATCCATCCGCCAGACCCAAATCCTCGACTTTTATCCTGCCACCGAACAAATTAACGATATTGGTGGCCTCGACAACCTCAAAGATTGGCTACTCCGCCGAGGGGGAGCCTTTAGTGAACGAGCCAGATCCTACGGTTTACCCTATCCCAGAGGTCTATTACTGGTCGGCATCCAAGGCACGGGTAAATCCCTGACGGCTAAAGCCATTTCCCATCAC contains:
- a CDS encoding ATP-binding cassette domain-containing protein, with protein sequence MISAKNLSKSYPVTVKSPGLKGTLTHFFHRTYREIKAVQNVSFTIEAGEVVGFLGPNGAGKTTTLKMLTGLIHPSGGIVQVAGFDPFRRQTQFLEKASLVMGQKQQLIWDLPTMDSLRINAAIYRIPEAIFKQRLGELTEMLSLQNQLKQPVRKLSLGERMKAELLAALIHHPQVLFLDEPTLGLDVNAQVAVRDFLREYNHRYQATILLTSHYMADITALCKRVLLIHQGQLMYDGDLAELLEKFAPCRQVKVELAQSVSKTALEKYGEIESIDGQAVRFFVQREQLTSAIARILSELEVLDLSVTDPPIEEVIGRLFQQGTVN
- a CDS encoding sugar ABC transporter permease; translation: MNIFFKKILPTLTPYLFLLPALIILGIAVFYPAFQAFSLSFTQYDLDLTQAPQWVGLKNFQRLAQDQVFWQTLTNSFCYLIGVVPVLVMAPLALAILVNQKLRGMAFFRMAYYTPVIISMVVAGIAWKALYANDGILNQLLKMIGFSEGIPWLTSPQLALWSVMVVTIWKGLGYYMVIYLAGLQGIPAELYEAAAIDGSDGWQKHWDITLPLMRPYLLLVAVISSISAMKVFEEVYIMTQGGPLNHSKTVVYYVYERAFQDLEINYASAIGLVLFIFILILSLINLRISRNTPTF
- a CDS encoding AAA family ATPase, translating into MSFQDEFELLLRACYPLLYIPTTEEERVETAIADCGQRLGKRAIYIWDFVEGYQDNPNNENIGKRNPLQALEFVEKLPDQVGGIFILRDFHRFLEDVSIARKLRNLARRLKSQPKNVVILSPQLQIPTDLAEVLTVVDFPLPTNPEIKTEIQRLLATTGQSLNPKLLDDLARAAQGLSLERIRRVLTRCLASHSQIEADDVELMLAEKRQSIRQTQILDFYPATEQINDIGGLDNLKDWLLRRGGAFSERARSYGLPYPRGLLLVGIQGTGKSLTAKAISHHWHLPLLRLDVGRLFGGLVGESESRTRQMISLAEALAPCVLWIDEIDKAFSGVDSRGDGGTSSRVFGTFITWLAEKSSPVFVVATANNIQTLPPEMLRKGRFDEIFFVGLPAQVEREAIFNVHLSHLRPHHLKEYDIKRLAYETPDFSGAEIEQTLIEAMHIGFSQNRDFTTDDILEAASQIIPLARTAQEQIQFLQDWAAAGKARLANREYRFGGL